TATAGCGGGGCTTTTGCTAGGGTAATAGTAAAAAAGTATAAAAGTTTAGCCTTGACTAATTAGCCTTGGCTTACTAATTTTAGTCTTGTCTAATAAAATTAGGCGACGTTAACGTTTAAAGGATCATCAAATATGGAAAACAATCACGTAAAGCTCAGCCAGAGCCTCGAAGACTATCTGGAAATGGTGCATATGCTTCGCTTGGCAAACGGGATTGCCCGTGTCAAGGATATTGCCGCCGCCCTTTCTGTGAAGATGCCTTCTGTGGCAAAAGCGATTCTTGAACTTAAAAAGCTGGGCCTTGTGACTCAGGAACCCTATAGCGGTGTGGAACTCACCGAAGAAGGGCGTAAGGCGGCTGCCGATGTGCTGAACCGCCATATTCTTTTGAAGGGCTTTTTAATCCGTCTCGGCGTTTCCGAAGCAATTGCAGATAAGGACGCCTGCAGCATGGAACATATTCTTTCGGCTGAAACCCTTTCGATAATCGAAGACTTCATGAAAAAAGGAAATGAAGGTGTCGTTGCGAAAAAGGCGAATGCATTAAAGGCAAAAAAAGGAAAATAACAATGGGTTGTAATTGTGGTTGCGGCGGCAAGTCGCAAACTAAAAAATGGGATTTGGAACCGAAATTTTCGGATCTCAAGAAGGGCGACAAGGTTGAAATTGTCGGCTACAATGAGGGCGATGCCCGCTACAAGTCCAAGCTTTTGTCGATGGGACTTGTCCGTGGTGTAACGCTTGAAGTCTTGCAGATTGCGCCTCTCGGGGATCCGATTGAGGTGAGTGTTTTGTCGTATCGTTTGTCGCTTCGCAGACAAGAAGCGAACGTTCTTAAATTGAAGAGGGTCTAATGGCTCCGAAGCTTTTTACTATTGCAATTGCCGGTAACCCGAACTGCGGTAAAACGGCTCTTTTTAATGCCCTTACGGGTGCTCGCCAGAGTGTTGGTAACTGGCCGGGCGTGACTGTCGAAAAGAAGGAAGGCTTTTTTGAACTCGGTAACCAGCATATCCGCGTGGTGGACTTGCCGGGTACTTATGCGCTTTTCGCGAATGCCGAAGACGAACGCGCCGCTGTGGACTACTTGCTCACTCGCGAAGCGGACCTCATTGTCAATATCATTGATGCCTCGAACATTGAACGTAACTTGTTCTTGACTTCTCAGCTTGTCGATATGCAGATCCCGATGGTGATTGCGGCGAACATGATCGACATCGCAGAAAAGCGCGGCTTGCATTTGGATTTGGATATCCTCGCTGAACGTTTCGGTGTGCCGGTGATTCCGCTTTCTGCCGTGAACGAAAGAAGCATCACGAACTTCATCAGCGAAATGGCGCATGTTGTTGCGGGCAAGAAGATGACGCCCAAGGCGATTGATTACGGCGAGAAGGTTGAAGCTGCTGTCAAGTATTTGGAGCCGAAGGTCGAGCCGGTTGCAAAGCTTTTGGATGCGGATGCCCGCTGGGTTTCGCTCATGTACTTGGGCAACGAAAAGAGCTATGCGGACAAGTTTGCCGAAGCCAAGGTGCAGATTAACAAGGCCGAAGTCACGCAGATTCTCGGCGAAGAAAGCGAATTTGCGATGGCGGATTCACGCTACAGTTTGGCTCACGAAATTGCAGGTAAGACGATTCTTTCGAACCGTTCCAAGAGAACCTGGTCCGATAAGCTTGACTCCGTGCTTTTGAACCGTTGGGCTTCGCTCCCGATTTTCCTCTTGGTCATGTACCTGGTCTTCTGGGTTGCAGTGACGATCGGTTCTGCGTTCATTGATTTCTTTGACGTGCTGTTTGGCGCTATCTTTGTGGATGGCCTTGGCTACTTGCTCACGGATGTGTTCCATGCGCCGGGCTTTGTGTCTGCAATCCTCGCCGACGGTATCGGTGCTGGTATCCAGACTGTGTCGACGTTCATCCCGGTCATCTTCTTCATGTTCCTCTGCCTTTCTTTCTTGGAAGACTCGGGTTACATGGCACGTGCCGCTTTTGTGGCGGACCGCTTTATGCGATTCCTCGGACTCCCGGGTCGTGCATTCGTGCCGATGATGGTTGGTTTTGGTTGTGGCGTGCCGGGCATTATGGGCTCTCGCGTGCTCGAATCCAAACGTGAACGTTTCCTCACGATTTTCCTCGTGCCGTTCATGAGCTGCGGCGCTCGCCTCCCGGTGTATGCGCTGTTTGCGGCAGCATTCTTTGGAACGCAGGCAGGGACGGTCGTGTTTGCCCTCTACCTCGCGGGCGTTCTCTTTGCGATCGTGTACGGCTTGATTCTTCGCCGCTCCTTGTTTGTGGGTGAGGCTAGCAACTTTGTCATGGAGCTGCCGCCTTATCACTTACCGAAGTTCAAGTCGCTCATGATCCACTCCTGGCTCCGTTTGCGCGATTACGTTATCCGTGCCGGTAAGGTGATTACGATTGCCGTTGCAATACTTGGCTTCCTCAACAGCTTTGGCTTTGTGGACAAACTCTACACCGAAATCAATGGCGAAAAGACCGAAATCGTGAAGAGCGAAGAAGGCTACGCCATGGTGCAGGACGAAAAGGAAGTCCCGCTCCCCGAAGGTGTCGTGATTGACGAATCCAAGGTCCAGACGGAAAGCGAATTTACGGCGGGTAACGGTGATTCCGAAAACAGCTTGCTTTCTGTAATCGGTAAGGCAATTACCCCGGTTTTTGAACCATTCGGTGTTGAATCCAACAACTGGCCTGCATCTGTGTCGCTCTTCACTGGCCTCCTTGCTAAGGAAGCTGTGATTGGTACGATGAACTCGCTGTACTCTATGGCAGGCCCTGGCGATGCTGCTGAAGCTCCGAAGGCTGCCGAACCCGCTGCTGTTGAAAAGGTGGCTGAAGCCCCGGCGCCTGCTGCAGAACCGGTCGCAGTTGCCGATAGTGCTGACGCTCGTCATCCTGAGCAGAGCGAAGGATCCAGTGAAGTCGCTGTTGCTGATTCCGCAGTCGCTGATAGCGCAGTTGTCGCAGACAGTGCTGCTGCTGAACCTGCCACCGCTGAAGAAAAGCCCCTTATCGCAGGCGTGGACGAATGCCCTGCCGAAGAAGAGGAAGAAGGTGGTGCTCCGGATATTCTCGGTGCATTCAAGGAAGCCCTTGGCACGATTCCGGAAAACTTGAGTGAGGTCTTCGGCTCTCTCACGGACATTCTCGGAACATCTGGTGAACTCGAAGCGCAGAATGCCGCAGAACTCAAGAAGGTCACGCTTGATAAGATTCTTGATGCAAAAGCGATTACTTGCGAAGAATACGCTTCTATCGAAACCTTCAGCGAAGATGAAGGTGCCGACAAGGCTCGCGAAGAAGTCTTTGCAAAGCTCGCTGCCGCTGGTCTCACGCTGAGCGAAGATGAAATCGGCGCTCTCGAAGAAGGCGACTTGAGCGAAACGGCTGACATCTATGCCAACCTCCGCTCTTACTTCCACAACCCGGACAAGAACGGAAACCCGGTCGATGGATTTAACTGGCAGGTGTTTGCATTCCTCATCTTCATCTTGCTCTATGTGCCGTGTCTTGCTGCGATGGGTGTCGTGGTTCGCGAAATCGGCCTTGGGCTCGGTGTGCTGATGGCTGTGGTGCAGACAATCCTCGCTTGGGCTGTCGCGGTGCTCCTCTACCAGGTTCCGGTTGGTGGCAACGTGTTCTGGATTGTAAGCTCGATCATCGTGCTTGTGGCAACATTCGTGTTCCTTAAGCTCTTTGGTATGAGCGCAAATAAGAAAGGGCGTTTCGAAGACTAATTGCATTTGAGTCAAGAATCATTATTAAGGGCTGGTAGGCCCGAAACCTGCCAGCCCTTAATTAAACGCTCTTAATTAGACTAAACTAACAAAGATGGGAGAAACTAACAATGGGCGCAGAAAAAAATGATTCTGAATGGAACGAACTGAAAAATAATTGGCACGCTCTTTGCTTTAAGAAGAGTAAAAAGGGCGAAAAGCCTAGAGTTTTGTAACACAAAATGTAAAACGCTTGACGGAGTGTTACAAAAAATCAAAAGAATCCGTCATAGGAGAGACAAAATGAAAACTCGTTTAACATCCAACCTTTTGTTTGGCCTTGCTGCTGCATCTATCCTTGCCATTCCGGCATTCGCTCAGGAAGCAGAAGCTGCATCTAAGGGCCCGGAAGTCAAGTTCTCTGGTGAAGTGGAATTTGACGCGTACACGGGCGATGTGATTAATGAAGATTATAAGAGCCACAGCTACGCTTCTACTTTTGACTTGAACGTTGATGTTAAATTTAATGAAAAGTGGTCTGCATCTGTACAGTTGGAAGCTGATGGTCCGACGACGGATCCGGGTGCCGTTTACAATGGAGCCTTTGTCCAGTATACGCATAGCGATAAGTTTGCCGTGAAGTTCGGTGACTTGACCTTCTCGGAAGGCGCTTTCCTGAACTATTACGGTTACGATGATCCGGCCGATAACGCCGCCGGTATGGCGGAACATGATATCCGCGGTTTCGAAATCGACTATAACGGCCTTGTTTTTGGTCTCGGTTTTGTTCGCGGTGATAACGATAACACGGCTTGTGACGAAGAAAGTGGTGAATGCGTCGGCTATGCATACGACCTCCACCTTGCTTACGAACTCGGCCTTGGCGAACATGTGCTGCGTCCGTTCTTTGATTACAAGTCTTATCAGGAAGCTAAGCACAATGAATTGCATGCCGGCCTTGATGCAAATCTGAAGTTTGGCGCATTTGCTTTGCATGCTGTTTATGGCTTGCATGTTGATGCTCTTGACGAAAAGGTTCCGAAGGCTACACACGCTATTCTCGGTGAACCGTCTTTGGATCTCGGCACGTTCAATGTCAAGGCAACTGTGTTCTACGCTGCATTTGACAAAAAGACTCCGACCGTTCATGGCGAAGAAATCCCGGAATACTTCTTTGTCTATGGTGAACCGGGTGTGAAGATTAACGATGCCATCGCTCTTGGTCTCCCGTTGGAATACCATACAAATTCTATCGTGAAGGATGCCGAACTCGAAATGTTCAACGTTGGTCTCCGCGCTTACTTCACTCCGGTTGAAGGCCTTGAAGTGACTGGCTTTGCCATGTTCAACATCCCGGTCGGTGACAACGCTGGTGATGATACAGGTCTTGGCTTCGGTCTTGAAACTGTATTCGCATTCTAAACTTTTTGCCATAGGATGAAAAACCCCCGCCTCGATGAATGTCGTGGCGGGATTTTTGTATAGACAAATTTTATTAGATTAATCTAACTTTAGGGATTGTTTTGAGTCTATTTGGAGTTGAGTTAGAGAATGAAAAATTCTAAAATATATCCCAGAGACTATTGCCATAGAAGCTCGGCTAGCATATAGATTTCGTTACCTCATATATGCTAGATAGGTTATCCCGCCGTGGCGAAGGCTAACGGCGGGATTTTTGACTTTATACTAAATACTTAGGTTGTTCATGGATAGAAACCTTGATTCCTGCTTGGTTCGACAATGTGCCCCGACACTTGCGGGGCACAAGTTGGGCAATCTCTTTTGTGTTGATGTTGCTGATGGTGTTTTGCTTTGCAATATCCTTGCGCGTTGGAATCAGGCCTTGAACCCTAAGGGCGTTATTGCTCGCGTTATTGCTGAACGCTGTGGACGTTATTTTATTTATGTCTACCGGAATAGCGCTTTACAGAATTTGGGATGCTCTTGCGAAGTTCGTAATTTTTTGAAAGGTTTTGGTTACAGTTGCTTTGATGCTGAATCGCTTTTGAACTTTTTTCAGGTTCGCATGACGCGCTCGGTGTGCTTTCCGCATGAAGTGGGCGTGTTTTTGGGCTACCCGCTTGACGATGTGAAAGATTTTATTACGTACGGCGGTAAAAATTACAAGCTGATTGGCTGCTGGAAGGTCTATAACGACGTGCCGAATTCCATGCACATTTTTGAAGTATACAAAAAGTGTCAAAAGATTTTACGAGAACGATTTGAATCAGGCGATTCTTTGGAAGAATTGACTGTAGCGTGTTAATTAACCGAAAAAACAAAAAGGAACATAAAATGAACAAAATTGCTGTTATTTTCTGGACAGGTACGGGTAACACCGAAGTTATGGCGAATGAAGTGGTTGCTGGCGCAAAGGAAGCTGGCGCCGATGTGACGCTTTTCAATACGTCTGCTTTTTCTACCGATAAGGCCCAGGAATTTGACAAGTTTGCTTTGGGCTGCCCGGCAATGGGTGCCGAAGAACTCGAAGATAGCGAATTCCAGCCGCTTTATGATCAGCTGAAGGCTCAGATTTCGGGTAAGAAAGTCGTGCTTTTCGGCTCTTACGGCTGGGGTGGCGGCGAATGGATGAATCCGTGGAAAGAAGATGCCGCAAATGCGGGCCTTGTGCTTGCTGATGAACCGCTCGCTATTGAAGGCGCTCCGGATGATGCTGGCAAGGAAAAGTGCCGTGAACTCGGTAAGGTCCTTGCGCTTTCGTAATTGTTGAGTCTCGATGATCCATGAAATGTTAGACTCTCTAACAAAATTAGAGAGTCTAACATTGTTAGAAAATCACTAACAATGTTAGCGCCAATCTCGTGAAACTCAACTGCGGTGCGGGGTTGCGAGAGTTAGATATTTAATTTATTCGTAATTTGCAATTGGAGGGGAGAGTATCTAATTTTTTAAGGCGGGCAAGTTGCTCCGCTGATTTTTCTTTAATAAGGAGAAACATATGTCTATGTTCAAAAACGAAAAATTCTGGCTCGTTGTTGCCGGTGCTGTGGGTTCTGCTGTTGCTAAGAAAGTGCTCAAGGCAAAGAAAACACGCGAACTTGCTGTTCAGGGACTTGCTCATGGCATGAAGTTCACGGCTGACGCCAAGGCTGCTTTCCAGGATATGAAGGACGAGGCTGCCGACATTTGCAACGACGCTAAGGCAGAAGCAGGTCTCGACAAGTAAGAAGCGAAAGCTTATGAGATTCAGAATCGTTTACGATAAGCCGGGTCGCCTTCGCTTGCGTGCTGGGGCGTACGCTTTTGAACGTGAATATGAAGCGCGCATTCACAAGGCTTGCTTGAGTGAGCCTTGCGTTAAAAGTGTTGTGGTGCGTAGCGTCAATGGTGGCCTCCTTTTTGAATATTCCGCCAAGGCGGGCGATTTCGAGACGAGCCGTAAGCAGATTCTTGATTTTGTAAGTGCGCTCAACCCCAAAGAGTTGCCTGAATGCGATGGTGAAACGGAATACCAGTTGCAAGCTTTGGACGATGGCTTTAAAGCAAGCCTCACGGGAATGATTGCAAGGCGCTATTTGTCGCGTTGGTTTTTACCGCTTCCGATTCGCACGGCAATTACGGTGGTTCGTGGATTGCGTTATGTGGCTCGCGGAATTTCGACGCTCATGAGCGGAAACCTCACCGTCGATGTTTTGGACGGAGCTGCGATTGGTGCTAGCCTGCTCCAGAAAAATTATGAATCCGCAGGTACGGTCATGTTCCTTTTGGGTGTTTCGGGCTTGCTGGAAGATTACACCAAGGCGCGTACGCGCACGGCTTTGACAGGTAGCCTCGCCGTCAAGGTAGATAAGGTCTGGGTCGTGAAAGACGGCGTAGATACTTTGGTGGATATGAAGGACGTCCAGGTCGATGACTTGGTCCGCATCCGTTCCGGTAGCATGATTCCTGTTGATGGTCGCGTGATTGAAGGCGAAGCCTTTGTGAACGAATCGACGATGACGGGCGAATCCAAGGCGGTGATGAAGACCGCCGGCAGAATCGTTTTTGCAGGGACTGTTCTTGAAGAAGGCGCGATTCTCGTGAAGGTGCATGCGGTCAACAGCAATACGAAAATTCAGAAAATCGTGGAACTGATCGACCGTAGCGAAGACTTGAAGGCGAGCGTGCAGAGCCGTGCGGAACATTTGGCGGATAGCATTGTGCCGTTCAGCTTCCTGGGCTTTGGGCTTACGCTTTTGCTGACGCAGAATATTTCGCGTGCGGTTTCCATCTTGATGGTGGATTACTCTTGCGCGATAAAACTCTCGACTCCGATTTCCGTGATTTCTGCATTGCGTGAAGCGGCGGATATGGACATGACGGTGAAGGGCGGCAAGTACCTGGAAGAACTTGCTCTTGCCGATACGATTGTGTTCGACAAGACGGGAACGCTCACGAAGGCGGAACCGCGACTTGAAAAGATTATTCCGTTTGGCGAATATTCCGAAAAGCGAATCTTGAAAATTGCGGCGTGCATCGAGGAACATTTCCCGCATAGCATGGCTCGTGCGATTGTCAAGGCGGCAATGGAACGCAATATCAATCACGCCGAAGAACATGCCGATGTGCAGTACATCGTGGCGCACGGTATCGCAACATCGCTCAAGGGCAAGCGCGTGGTCATCGGAAGCAAGCACTTTGTCATCGAAGACGAAAAGGTCAATGTTTCTGAAGCGAACCAGGCGATTATTGACGAACAGGCGGGTGCCGCATCCGTGATTTACCTCGGCATTGGCGGCGAGTTGGCGGGTGCAATTTGCATTGGCGACCCTCCGCGTGAAGAAGCTGCAGATGCCATTCGCGGACTGCGTGAAAGTGGCATCAAGAATGTGGTGATGCTGACGGGCGATAGCTTGAATGCTGCAGAACGCGTTGCGGAACATTTGGAAATCGATACGTTCTTCGCGCAGGTCTTGCCAGAAGACAAGCACCATTATGTGGAACGCATGAAGGCCGAAGGCAAGCGCGTGATTATGGTGGGCGACGGCATTAATGATGCTCCTGCTCTTGCTGCCGCGAATGTCTCTGTTGCCATGAGCGATGCTTCGGATATTGCCCGCGAAACTGCCGATGTGACGCTCCGCCGCGAGAATCTCGAAGACCTCGTGGAACTGCGCCTCTTGAGCCAAAAGCTGATGGAACGCATCTCCGAAAATTACCGCTTTATAGTTGTTTTCAATACAAGCTTGCTTGTAGGCGGTTTTCTCGGACTCCTCTCGCCGACAACGTCTGCCTTCTTGCACAACGTATCGACAATGGGCATTTGCGCAAAAAGCATGACCAAGCTGAAAGTGGAGTAAACGCCAAGGGATTTGTCATTCCCGGCTTGACCGGGAATCTCCCTCTTGTTAAGTATTCCCTTTGTTTTAGGGAATACTTTTTTTATGCGTTTACACGGTTTTATCTGTTGAAGAATGTTTATTCTTGCCTTGCTTGGAACTTTGAACGTGCAAGTATGATGTAAAGAATCTATATTGCTATTGACATATTGAATTAGAGTAGGAAACGTATGTGCGTGCTAGTGAAATCACTTTCTGAATACATTGATGCTGTCAATGAGTTTCGCAAAAACTCTGAATTGTCAAAAACGATTCTTTTTCGTGGACAGTCAAATGCTGATTGGTCTATTCAGTCTTCTCTTGAGCGTGCGGGAGTATTAAATATTCTGTTCGAAGAATATTATAAAACAATTGATTGTTATAAACCAGAATTTAATGCCTATGGAAAAAATTTTAAACGAAATGTTAAATTTCCGAACGGTTACAATTTTGATTTTTCTGATTACAATCCTATTAGCTATAACCAATTTCCGGAAATAGAATATTTAACTTATTTGAGACATCACGGATTTCCTTCGCCTTTAATTGATTTTACTCAATCGGAATACATTGCTTTGTTTTTTGCGTGTGAAAATGCTATTAATGTGAATAAGGCTAATACTAATGGAAAAATCTTCGCTTTAAATAGTAATTTAATAGATGCTTTTTCTTGTGGATATAAAGAATTTCATAGAATCGGTCATTATGTTGATACTGATCCGAGGCATATTGCCCAGCAATCTGAATATTTGATAGCATGTTGTTTTAGCTCTGATAAATGGATGTTTGTTCCATTTGATCTTGAACAGAACTTGCGGGATTCCTCAGTAAAAGGAAATTCTGTTCTAGAAATTGAAGTTGTTGCATCTGCTAAAATGGAGCTTTTGCAAGAGCTAAATAAAATGAATATAAATCATTTCACTTTATATCGTGATGAGGATTCGCTTGTGAAAAAAATGAAATTTGACTTTCTTCAAAAACAAAGGAGGTTAGGATGATATTTCCAATCTTGAAAAAAATAGGCTATTTCTTGGGCGGCTTGCTTGGTATGTTTATGGCTGCTGCATCTATGGGGATTATGCTAAGTTGCAAATATGACATATTGAGTTGGAAAGCTTGTGGCTGTATTATATTTGTTCTTTTGGGCATATTTGTTGCGATTGGTGGTTTTGTAGAATTTAAAGAATATGATTTAAAAAGGAATGAGAAATGCTCGCGAAAGGTTTTTTGGGATGAAATGAAAGAGATCCTTAAAACTATTGTGGGTTATCCTATTTTCGCTTTTTTGGCGGTTTGTTTTATGTGTTTTGTTGCTACCATAATATGGACTATAACCTCATTTCCAGAATTTCTCTTGCACTTTATTCATTATGGACCATCGACAGATCTGTATAATATAATTATTCCTGAGAGCTTTCGTGCTACTAAGCCTATAGAGGCGATTTATTCTCTTATGATGGCAGGCGTGTTTGCAATTCTATGTTTTTTTGGCGCAATTTTTTTGATACACCGTTTTTTAATTAAAGAATTATATGAATTTATATCGGAAGAACTAGATAAAATAAATTGTAAAATTGATAATGTTATGAAAGAAGTTTCTAAAATCAATAAAGAGGGAATGCAATAATTTCGTTGCAAAATGGACAGAAATCTCTTTGACCTCTTGTTTTAATCTGTTTGGTTTTATAAATTAAAATCAGCCGATTAAATGCGGTTGATTTTTTATTATATCGTTAATTATATCCTTTCTTATATCCTTTGCTAAATGAAGTCTGAGTTTTTACTCAGGTGTTTGTGTTGATTCTCTTCTTGAGAAAGGAATTATATGAGCGAAGAAAATAATGCAACGAGACGAAACCACGATCCGTTTTTCCGTTGGCTATTTTCTGATGTTGGGCATCTTAGAAATCTGTTGGAACTTGCTGGCAAAGTAAATTATGATGTTGGTGAATTCATATCGGCTATAAATATGGATACTCTAGTCCGTATTCCAGATTCGTATTCAGAGGTTGACGATACGGGTGAAGCGGATTTGGCGTTTCGTGTGAATGTGTCGACAGGTGCACCGATTTTGGTTGGAATTCTGTTAGAACATAAATCGGGACGGGATCCAAATGTTCTTGATCAGATTGCTCGTTATGTCAATTCTGTGATGAAGATTTATGATAAGAATCGTGCATTTAGCGGAATTCCGACGATGGCAATTATCTTTTATAATGGACGGGAAAATTGGAATCCACTTAAGAGACTTGAAGAGGATTATCCGGAGTATTTTCGTGGTTCTGTATTGCCCTTCCATTGCGCTTTTGTGAATATGGCGGATATACCCGATAGCGACTGTTTGACATGCGAAGACGTTGCAACTGGAATGGGCGTTGTCGCAATGAAGTATGCGTTCAATAAGGAAAAGCTGTTAGAGGTCTTGCCTCAATTCCATGATTCCTTGCGAAAAATGCACCGTAATGAGGCGTCTTGTCTATTGCAAAAAATAAACATATATTTGAAAGAGTACGTTGATGAAGGTGTTCTCAAGGAGCTGGATATGGCATTTGTAAGTGTTGGACAAAAATACGGCTTTGTTAGTGCCGGTGATGTGTTTCGTCAAAGACTTGCCGAAGCTCGCAAAGAAGTGGACGAAGAACGGAAAAAAGCTGAAGAAGAAATGCTTAAAACGGCTAGGGGACTTTATGAAGATGGGGTTCCCTTAGAGACTCTCGTTCGCAGATTTAATCTGACGGAAGAACAAATTTGTGGAAAGTGAAGACCAGTGCTCTTCAAATTGAAAGCGTAAAAATTCAAAATGTTTGCGAAAAGGTAGTTGAAAGACTACCTTTTTAGCGAAATTTCTTAAAAAATCGAGTCGTGATGGTGGTATTATACCACCTTTGCTGAAAAAATAATGGATTCCCTCCCCTATCGTGCTACGCACTCCAGGGTCGAGAATGACGTCGGGGATGACATTGCGTTAGTGAACTTGCTTAATGCGTTTCTCTTTTCCGTAGGGCTTGGTGACGTACACGAGGGCGGTGGTGAGCGTGTAGTCGGCAACGAGGGCGGCGGCAAGGCCAATGATGGAAAGTAATCCGACGTTGTGCAATGCGCCCATTGGGCTAAAGATGAACACGAAGAACATCGCACACAGAATGAATGTTGTCATGCCCATCGTCTTTCCGATTTCGCGGTAAGAGAGCAATAGCGCTTTTTTGTAGCTGCCGGTGCGTTCGTAACCGTATTTGATGTGGTTATTCATGTGGATAGTGTCGTCAACGGCGATGCCCAAAATCATCGGCATTACGATCATCGTTATCATGTCAAGAGGCATTCCCGAATAGCCCATGACGCCACCGATTAAAAGTACGGGGGCGACGTTTGGAATCATGCCGATAAGACCCGCCTTGATGCTCCCGAATGCGAGAATCATCATGATGGCGATAATCACGAATGATCCTCCGAACGAACGCAATAGTCCGTTCACGAGCTTGCCGTTCATTTCGGCGTAGTTTACGACTTCACCGACGATTGAAGTTTTGGCGTCCGGGAAAATTTGCACGGCGTACGATTTTGCGGAATCGAGGTCTTCTACGATTTTCTTGGCATCGTATCCGGAAAGTTCTATGTGGATAAATGTTGTTTTGTAATCTTCGTCCATGCGCTCAAAGAGTGCATCGGCATCTGAAATCTCGTAGAGGAACAGCAGTTGCGTAAGCATGTCTTGCGCGTCAGGAATCTTGTAGTATTCCGTGCTGTCGGCGTTAAGTGTGCGGTTCATTTCTTTCACGAGCCGCGTTACGGATTGCACGCGGGGCTTGTCGCCTGAAATTTTTGTGAGCTGGAGCGTACCGAGCTTTTGTTCTAGCGTTTCGATGCGTTTCATGTTGGCGGGATCTTTCAGTGCGTCGTTGTCGTTGAATTCAACCATCACGTTGAAATCGTAAAGGCTTCCGAGCTTACCGCTGAGCATGTCCATGAGTCTTGTGACGAACGGAATTTTTTCGCCCATCGTTTTTGTGTAGTCCATGTTCACGTCAATGTTCATCACGCCAGGGATTTGCGCTAACATTATGGCGGCTGAAATCGCGGCGACGATGCCGCTGTGCCTGCAAACTTTGCGTCCGAAGAATTCAAAGAGAATATCGGCTTTGGTGGCGCCTGCCGCTTTCACTTCTGTCGGGTCGGGCTTTGCGTTTTTGCCGAAGCTCATAAGAATCGGAATCAAGATGATGACGTACAGATAGACCATGAAGACGATGCCTGCCGAAATACCGCCAATCCAGCGAATCGGGCGGATGCCTGCGAACAGGAACGAAATCAGCGAGGCAACGGTGGTAATGACGGTAAAGAGAATCGGCCAGCCAGTTTCTTCGACAGCATTTATGACGGATTCGCGGCGGTTGCCCGTGCGCCTAAAATGCATGCGGAACGAATTGATGTAATGGATGGAATAGCCGACCGAAAGTGCCATGCCCAAAAGTATGGGGAGCGCGACCATGCTTTCGTCGCCGACGATACCGAGCCAAGCGTTTACGCCGAGTACGGATGCGATGCCTCCGACGGTTGCAATGGCAGGGACGATGACTCCGCGCAAAGAGCGTACGAATAAAATAAGGCATGCGAGCATGACGGCGAAGCCGAAGATGATGCGCATAGCGCATTCACGCGAGATGACTTCGTTTTCTTCCATTTCAGTGTAGCTCATACCGGTCGGCAAGAACTGGAATTTATCGCTTTGGAATTCTTCGGAGAGGATGACGTTGCGGGCGAAAGGTGCGATGCTGTCTTTGCCGAAATCAACGCCGCCTTCGTATGATTTCAACGAGAGAATAACCCATGTTTCTTTTGCGTCGTCAGAGACGATGTTGTTCACGAGCGATTCTCGGCTCATGATGAGC
This genomic stretch from Fibrobacter sp. UWB16 harbors:
- a CDS encoding metal-dependent transcriptional regulator — protein: MENNHVKLSQSLEDYLEMVHMLRLANGIARVKDIAAALSVKMPSVAKAILELKKLGLVTQEPYSGVELTEEGRKAAADVLNRHILLKGFLIRLGVSEAIADKDACSMEHILSAETLSIIEDFMKKGNEGVVAKKANALKAKKGK
- a CDS encoding FeoA family protein, with the translated sequence MGCNCGCGGKSQTKKWDLEPKFSDLKKGDKVEIVGYNEGDARYKSKLLSMGLVRGVTLEVLQIAPLGDPIEVSVLSYRLSLRRQEANVLKLKRV
- the feoB gene encoding ferrous iron transport protein B, whose protein sequence is MAPKLFTIAIAGNPNCGKTALFNALTGARQSVGNWPGVTVEKKEGFFELGNQHIRVVDLPGTYALFANAEDERAAVDYLLTREADLIVNIIDASNIERNLFLTSQLVDMQIPMVIAANMIDIAEKRGLHLDLDILAERFGVPVIPLSAVNERSITNFISEMAHVVAGKKMTPKAIDYGEKVEAAVKYLEPKVEPVAKLLDADARWVSLMYLGNEKSYADKFAEAKVQINKAEVTQILGEESEFAMADSRYSLAHEIAGKTILSNRSKRTWSDKLDSVLLNRWASLPIFLLVMYLVFWVAVTIGSAFIDFFDVLFGAIFVDGLGYLLTDVFHAPGFVSAILADGIGAGIQTVSTFIPVIFFMFLCLSFLEDSGYMARAAFVADRFMRFLGLPGRAFVPMMVGFGCGVPGIMGSRVLESKRERFLTIFLVPFMSCGARLPVYALFAAAFFGTQAGTVVFALYLAGVLFAIVYGLILRRSLFVGEASNFVMELPPYHLPKFKSLMIHSWLRLRDYVIRAGKVITIAVAILGFLNSFGFVDKLYTEINGEKTEIVKSEEGYAMVQDEKEVPLPEGVVIDESKVQTESEFTAGNGDSENSLLSVIGKAITPVFEPFGVESNNWPASVSLFTGLLAKEAVIGTMNSLYSMAGPGDAAEAPKAAEPAAVEKVAEAPAPAAEPVAVADSADARHPEQSEGSSEVAVADSAVADSAVVADSAAAEPATAEEKPLIAGVDECPAEEEEEGGAPDILGAFKEALGTIPENLSEVFGSLTDILGTSGELEAQNAAELKKVTLDKILDAKAITCEEYASIETFSEDEGADKAREEVFAKLAAAGLTLSEDEIGALEEGDLSETADIYANLRSYFHNPDKNGNPVDGFNWQVFAFLIFILLYVPCLAAMGVVVREIGLGLGVLMAVVQTILAWAVAVLLYQVPVGGNVFWIVSSIIVLVATFVFLKLFGMSANKKGRFED
- a CDS encoding DUF3793 family protein, whose protein sequence is MDRNLDSCLVRQCAPTLAGHKLGNLFCVDVADGVLLCNILARWNQALNPKGVIARVIAERCGRYFIYVYRNSALQNLGCSCEVRNFLKGFGYSCFDAESLLNFFQVRMTRSVCFPHEVGVFLGYPLDDVKDFITYGGKNYKLIGCWKVYNDVPNSMHIFEVYKKCQKILRERFESGDSLEELTVAC
- a CDS encoding flavodoxin yields the protein MNKIAVIFWTGTGNTEVMANEVVAGAKEAGADVTLFNTSAFSTDKAQEFDKFALGCPAMGAEELEDSEFQPLYDQLKAQISGKKVVLFGSYGWGGGEWMNPWKEDAANAGLVLADEPLAIEGAPDDAGKEKCRELGKVLALS
- a CDS encoding DUF1490 family protein → MSMFKNEKFWLVVAGAVGSAVAKKVLKAKKTRELAVQGLAHGMKFTADAKAAFQDMKDEAADICNDAKAEAGLDK